TGTTAATCTCTTTGTCAAGAACGTCCTTGCGGAACAGCTTGAACCCCGGCTGGGTGTCTGTGACATCAAGGTTGAACATGGCCTTGATAAGCAGGTGGTAGCCCCAGCTCAGGAACTTGCGCTTGGTGGGGTAGTCGACCTTGGAATCGGGATGGCGCTTAGAACCAATCACCACGTCCGCCTCGGTGGCTTTCAGCATGTACATGAACTTCATGGCGTGCTTGGGGTGTATCTCCAGGTCAGCGTCCATGAACACCACTAGGTTGCCCGATGCCCGCCGAGCGCCGACCTTCAAGGCGTTCCCCTTGCCGACGTTCTTGGAATAGCTTACAGGAACGATTTCAGGGCTGTGAGCGGCCGCTCTGATAATCTCATGGATTGTGTTATCCGAGCTACCGTCATTGACTACAACAAGCTCAAAGGGCACACCGTAGCGACGTACAACACGAAGGCATTCAAGGAGGTTTTTATAGATCTTCCCCCCCTCATTATAAGCTGGAATTACAAAAGAGATAAAGTCGGAATTGCTTTCGGCGATCCTGCGCCGCTCGATCAACAAAGCGTCCGTATCCGACAAAGGACCTGGAAGGTCATTTTCGTATTGAATCGCCGTTCCTTCCGAAGATATAGCCATTCCCTTCCCCTTTTCTTACTGCCCTTGTATATATTTACCTATCTTTCCCCTTGAGGCACTTAATAGCACCTTGATGGAGCTAAACATTTAAAGCTTATCCCTCACGATAGTAATTTGTGTTAATTCTGATAATGACGATTCTTACCAGTTGGCCTCTCGACTCACAAAGCGAGGGTTGGCCAGCATATTTCGGATGCCTCCCCCCGCGTAATTGAAGCGGTATTTCCCCTCAAGACGGGCCAGGAATGCAGCAACATTGGCCGTTATCGGTGCCTTCTTACGACCACTAGCTTTTTAGCAACTTCTCGAACGCATCAGCGCTGACATCCCAGCTGAATCTACCTGCCCACTCCAGCCCATTATTGCCCATCTCCATCCGCAGCCTCTCATCGCCCAGCAGGCGCGCGATCCCGTTGGACAGGTCAACAGGCGTTGGTGGGGTAAGCAACCCGTTGTATCCATCTTTGATGGAATCTCTCAGGCCCGGTATATTGTAGCCCACCGCCGGGGTTCCAAGAGCATTAGCATCGGTAACGACCTGGCCCCAGCCCTCCCTGACCCCTGGTACAGCTATAACCCACGATTCCCTGACACGACTGTCCCTGGTCTCGCGGTCAACATAACCGAGGAACTCAATGTCGGGATTAGCCTTCTGTAGCTCGGACCTAAGATATCCGTCACCAGCGGCCACTAACGTAAGATCGGGAAATCGTTGCTTTAGGATGCGGTAGGCTTCGACGACATGGTGAGGGCATTTTGCTTTTTTCATCCTGCCAACAAAAATCATTGAGGGGTGCGACGTCTTGGGCGGCACCTTGTCCAGCTTCGTCACGTTAAGACCGTTGGGCACTATAATTACATTCTTGAAGCCCATCTCCAATAGCTCATTACGAGTCGAATCAGAAACGGTCACGGTCTGAATGTCCCTATACCTGCTTAGCCATTTCCGTTCAAAATAATTGTAACCCATCCACGCGACGGGATAAGGCATTTCATAGTACCAGAACTCCCTTGCAAGCTGGTGGATCAGAGCGACTATGCGCTCCCCCCTGGTGACGAATCGTGGGGTCATGAACGGAACGGTGTTGATCTCGTCGATGACCACATCATAGCGGACCTTTGATGAATTATAAAACTGACCTGCTCTGCGGTAAACCGAATACCGACTCCCGGAACGAACCACGGTTATGCCATCTATACGCTCTTCCTTGAGGCCACCTTCGAACATGCTCGAGAAAATGGTGACCTCGTGACCCCTCTCGACCAGACGTTTCATGATCTGGTGAGTGTAGACTTCCGCGCCTCCGGCCTGGGGGTTCTTGATATCACGCCAGTTAAATAATAGGATTTTTAATTTGCCACCCTAGTCCAGATGACTGGCAGAATATATCATTTTTCCTCAGAACGATCCTTTGCTTTGGTCCACCATCGTCTTATCTAGAGGCTCACCACCCTCGCCAATGGGTCGAGGACTGGACTCGTGGAGCACTTAATCGGCAGTAAGCGTTAATTTATGGATGAACCGCATGCGGGTTCATTAATACGGCTTGGTAAGGGTGAGCGAAGGATGGAAGGCCCCGGTGAGATAAGCATTTCCATAGTAATACCGACCCATAACCGGAAGGAGAAGCTGCTGCGTCTCATCAGATCCCTCCTCGAAAGCACATTCCCGGTGAATGAGTCAAGCATAATCGTCGTGAACGACCGCTCCTCTGATGGGACCGCCGAGGCCGTCCGGGACGCCTTCCCCAACATCATGCTAATTACCAACAGCGAAGAGGGCTTCATTTCCAAGTCCAGGAATATAGGTATCCATACGTCCACCGGGCAGTATGTGTTCCTGGTCGACGACGATAACGTGGTCGACCGCAACTGCATAAGTGAGTTGGTGGGCACTTTCGTAGGCGATCCCACGGGGTCCATTGGTGTGGTCGGTCCGATTATGTGTTACCTCGAAAAGCCCGAGCTTATCTGGTGTGCGGGCGTCCGACGCAATATGGTCACTAGTCTAACAAGGTTTATTGGAAGGGGGGAGATTAATGAGGGCCAGTATCATGATCTGATGGAAAGTGAGGACTTCCCCAACTCCTTCATGATCTCTCGGGAAGTCATCGAGAAGGTCGGTGTGTTCGATGAGGTTCTGTTCCCCATCCATTATGAGGAAGCCGATCTCGGTGAGCGGGCAAGGCGGAAGGGCTTCAGAGTCATGTGCAATCCTCGGGCAAAGACATGGCACGACATCCCCGTCCCGAAAAAGGGGGACGATAAGACCCGGACACATCACCTCCAGAACGATATCCGGGCCTATTACTCTGGCAGGAACCGGGTTCTGTTCTTGAAGAAGTACGCGAGCCCCGTCAGATATCTTCTCTTCATCTCTCTTTTTAACTGGCCGCTGACCTGCTACTATTTTAGGATAATGCTCACGGCCAGGACGAAGAATCGCAGGGAGAGGGTACAGCTCGCCAGGAGCTACATGAGCGGCATAATCGATGGCATGAGGTTTGTAACGACATCCGCTTCTATCGAGCTATCCAACCAATCCAATAAAACGGAGGCGCAACAGCCAGGAGTGACGATTGATGCATCGAACCGGGATGAGCGGCGGTGAGGTGAATGCATCTTCAGATAGTGACGAGGTTTTTCCTCCCTATTAAGGCCGGTGTGGAGACCCATTGTTATGAGGTGGCTAAAAGGGTAGGTAAAATGGGTCATGAAGCCACGGTCCTCACTAGGGATGACGGCTTTAATAAAGGAGATCGCCTACCGCCCGAAGAAATTATAGACGGATTCAAGGTGCACCGCTCCTCCTCCAATCGCGCTCTTACCAAGCTCCTGGATTTTAACGAGCCAATATACCTGAACAACTTCGATATGTCCCTCACGTTCTCACTATACACCAGAGCTTTACTCTCATGGTTCCATGGAAAAAGACCCAAGATTTGGCTTGTACCCCATGGCGGTTTCACGCCATACTGGGGTATGTTCTCCCTACCACGGCGTTCGGTCAAGGGAATATACCATCTTACTCTTGGAAGGTACTTCATCAATAACTTGACCTGTGGTGTTTCTGCACTTAATGTGTGGGAGAAGGACCAGCTGATTAAGGCAGGAGTGGATGAGAAACTCATAACCATAAAGACGAATGGAGTGGAAGACATCGCCTTTGACTTACCCCCACAACGGCT
This DNA window, taken from Methanomassiliicoccus sp., encodes the following:
- a CDS encoding glycosyltransferase; the protein is MAISSEGTAIQYENDLPGPLSDTDALLIERRRIAESNSDFISFVIPAYNEGGKIYKNLLECLRVVRRYGVPFELVVVNDGSSDNTIHEIIRAAAHSPEIVPVSYSKNVGKGNALKVGARRASGNLVVFMDADLEIHPKHAMKFMYMLKATEADVVIGSKRHPDSKVDYPTKRKFLSWGYHLLIKAMFNLDVTDTQPGFKLFRKDVLDKEINKVEAQRYAFDLDLLVNVQADGYKIVEAPIELNFSRSCGGRIGFKTVKSIFKETMGVFYRARMAKSTDNTNVAATSGPQD
- a CDS encoding glycosyltransferase family 4 protein is translated as MLLFNWRDIKNPQAGGAEVYTHQIMKRLVERGHEVTIFSSMFEGGLKEERIDGITVVRSGSRYSVYRRAGQFYNSSKVRYDVVIDEINTVPFMTPRFVTRGERIVALIHQLAREFWYYEMPYPVAWMGYNYFERKWLSRYRDIQTVTVSDSTRNELLEMGFKNVIIVPNGLNVTKLDKVPPKTSHPSMIFVGRMKKAKCPHHVVEAYRILKQRFPDLTLVAAGDGYLRSELQKANPDIEFLGYVDRETRDSRVRESWVIAVPGVREGWGQVVTDANALGTPAVGYNIPGLRDSIKDGYNGLLTPPTPVDLSNGIARLLGDERLRMEMGNNGLEWAGRFSWDVSADAFEKLLKS
- a CDS encoding glycosyltransferase family 2 protein — encoded protein: MEGPGEISISIVIPTHNRKEKLLRLIRSLLESTFPVNESSIIVVNDRSSDGTAEAVRDAFPNIMLITNSEEGFISKSRNIGIHTSTGQYVFLVDDDNVVDRNCISELVGTFVGDPTGSIGVVGPIMCYLEKPELIWCAGVRRNMVTSLTRFIGRGEINEGQYHDLMESEDFPNSFMISREVIEKVGVFDEVLFPIHYEEADLGERARRKGFRVMCNPRAKTWHDIPVPKKGDDKTRTHHLQNDIRAYYSGRNRVLFLKKYASPVRYLLFISLFNWPLTCYYFRIMLTARTKNRRERVQLARSYMSGIIDGMRFVTTSASIELSNQSNKTEAQQPGVTIDASNRDERR